The Zerene cesonia ecotype Mississippi chromosome 9, Zerene_cesonia_1.1, whole genome shotgun sequence DNA window taatacattcatattaaCTGACAATCAATCATCATCttgatttagattttttcGGGCAGCACGGACTTTTACACGAAACTCTTGATGGAGTGGTGCCTTTGTGACTTTGTtcgcgttttaaatatttctctaaCATAATCGGACAACAAGATATAATGCTGGCTGCAAGGATAGCTGTGACGAAGGTGATACAAATTGCCATTCTTGTAAATCACTTTTTCTTCAGACACTTGAACAATTTTTGAAACTCAATCTGTTTGTAGCAAACGGGGAAGCACGCCAAAACAGTGGCCGAAGCAATCAAGGCGTACATCGAGAGACAAATCATCTTTTCATTGGGTTTTTCTTCCGACAACTGATTGGTCTACAAGCGGGAATACAGTTGGAATACTGCgtcctaaaattaaaaataaatactttaaatttaagagCCTGCATTCTCGTTAGCATTATaacagatagatagatataatgATAAACAGAGTTGATTGAATTAAGTTttcatagtaattaaaaatggtGGAATGAGATAAGGAAATTCCTcacttttgttaaataaaaccttaatGGTGGAAAGGTACCTACGTAGCAAAACTTACCCTAGAATTTAGGTCTTTGTATCTTCCAATGATACTCAGATCTATTTGAACATGCAAAATAGTGGTATTAATAACGCGTACATAATTTCATTGCTTTTTGtactttatactttttttgctAGAACACGACAAGAGGCAATTTAGACATTGACATAAATCAGACATGTCACGATACACTTTTGTTAGCAGCCAGTTCCAATCCGTAGTTAAAtagcttcataatataattgtcaGTTGTATCTGCGATTGTCGATATGAGTAGTTGCTCACTATTTATTGAATCAATGATTTAGTCACTATTACTTatcattaaacaaattaaaataccgTATGATAcggtaattgtttattttgttcaagTGAATCATTGAATAAGTTTCAggctttatatttaaaactaaacctACCCGTCACTCTGTCAGCGTCATATTTGATAGTAACTTGTTTCCATTGATTGCAAAGTTCCTATTATCATTGTTATCcaccaaaatatttaaaagcatctATGTAGCTATCACATTCCGAGCATGCGATTATCGATAGCcaattttcaaatgtaatatcgCAAGGTTACCAATGAAATATTGTCTGCTGTTAATTTTGACACTGCTCGTGTCTACGTGGGGACATCCGCGGCTAAAGACGCAATCGCAGCatgaatcaaatatttttcggGATTTACAATTAAAGGACCATAAAGTGAGAGAGACGCAGCGAGACTGTAAAGGGAAGTGTGCCTCGAGTATAGCGCAGAAGGCGGCAGCTGAGGCAAAAGCCGCACAAGCTGCACAAAACGCTGCAGGGGCCCAAGCGGCTCATATGGTTAGAATATTGCTTCAATGAAactcaataaataatcttCTAACAGAAATTACATCGCCcaattactattaataaagGAACGAATAACGTCCATGTGAAATCGTGAAGATTATTTCaagatatgtttttgtattttaggtCAAAACACAACTAGCAGAAAAAGCATTGCAAGCGGCTAAAGCTGCAGAAGCAGCCCTTGCTGGAAAGCAAGCTGTCGTAGAACAGCTGCAACAAGAAGTCAAGGAAGCTGAAGCTGTGGTGGCTGAGAACTCTGCAGCTGTACATCAACAGCAGACCGCTGTTAATGCTGGTGTGCAAGCAGCTCAACAGGCTACAGCACAGGTGACTATAGATACATTTATGATTTACTCAATTAAATTTCTAGTTACAGTATAGTTAATCC harbors:
- the LOC119829137 gene encoding uncharacterized protein LOC119829137, encoding MKYCLLLILTLLVSTWGHPRLKTQSQHESNIFRDLQLKDHKVRETQRDCKGKCASSIAQKAAAEAKAAQAAQNAAGAQAAHMVKTQLAEKALQAAKAAEAALAGKQAVVEQLQQEVKEAEAVVAENSAAVHQQQTAVNAGVQAAQQATAQHKLLMQAVQLAGQLEKAAHSLLDKIKCGLQEKCHNLSESRARLAHLQHKLQCACTECAATKQAAHAACEAARAACGNARRKKHIIKRNAIVHKVPKPGR